One window of Tachysurus vachellii isolate PV-2020 chromosome 21, HZAU_Pvac_v1, whole genome shotgun sequence genomic DNA carries:
- the gper1 gene encoding G-protein coupled estrogen receptor 1: MIRDMQYRDSVSMEEQTSTLIHIYQNSTEHFNTSFDFNSTGLNENSGTYEFYVIGLFLSCLYTILLFPIGIIGNILILVVNLNHREKMTIPDLYFINLAVADLILVADSLIEVFNLNEKYYDYAVLCTFMSLFLQVNMYSSIFFLTWMSFDRYVALANSMSSRPLRTMQHAKLSCSLIWMASILATLLPFTIVQTQHTGEIHFCFANVFEIQWLEVTIGFLVPFSIIGLCYSLIVRILMRAQKHRGLWPRRQKALRMIVVVVLVFFICWLPENVFISIQLLQGPDPSKRSATTLWHDYPLTGHIVNLAAFSNSCLNPIIYSFLGETFRDKLRLFVKQKASWSVVYRFCHHTLDLNIPVRSESEV, translated from the coding sequence ATGATTCGGGACATGCAGTACAGAGACTCTGTCAGCATGGAGGAGCAGACATCCACTCTGATTCACATTTATCAGAACAGCACCGAGCACTTCAACACTTCGTTTGACTTTAACTCCACGGGTCTGAACGAGAATTCAGGCACCTATGAGTTTTATGTCATTGGGCTTTTCCTCTCCTGCCTGTACACAATCCTACTGTTCCCCATTGGAATTATTGGGAACATCCTCATCCTGGTGGTTAACTTGAACCACAGAGAGAAGATGACCATCCCTGACCTTTATTTCATCAACCTGGCAGTGGCTGATCTCATTTTAGTGGCTGATTCTCTCATCGAGGTCTTTAACCTGAACGAGAAGTACTATGACTACGCTGTTCTCTGCACCTTCATGTCTCTTTTCCTGCAAGTCAACATGTACAGCAGCATCTTCTTCCTGACATGGATGAGTTTCGACCGCTACGTGGCTCTAGCCAACTCCATGAGCAGCAGACCGCTGCGCACCATGCAGCATGCCAAGCTGAGTTGCAGCCTCATCTGGATGGCCTCCATCCTGGCCACCCTGCTGCCCTTCACCATTGTGCAGACACAGCATACAGGCGAGATCCACTTCTGCTTCGCCAACGTCTTTGAGATCCAGTGGCTGGAGGTGACAATCGGGTTCCTCGTGCCTTTCTCTATCATCGGTTTGTGCTACTCTCTGATTGTGCGCATCCTTATGCGGGCTCAGAAGCACAGGGGCCTGTGGCCACGCCGACAGAAAGCCCTGCGCATGATTGTCGTGGTGGTGCTGGTGTTCTTCATCTGCTGGCTACCTGAGAACGTCTTCATTAGCATCCAGCTACTCCAGGGTCCTGATCCTTCAAAGCGCAGCGCAACCACCCTGTGGCACGACTACCCTCTGACTGGACATATTGTCAACCTGGCGGCTTTCTCCAACAGCTGCCTGAACCCTATCATCTACAGCTTCCTAGGAGAGACCTTCAGAGACAAGCTGAGGCTCTTCGTGAAGCAGAAGGCCAGCTGGTCAGTGGTCTATCGCTTCTGCCACCACACTCTGGACCTCAACATCCCAGTTCGGAGTGAGTCTGAAGTCTAG